One Mycolicibacterium sarraceniae genomic window carries:
- the ftsW gene encoding putative lipid II flippase FtsW: MAKLLSRLRRRGPADTPETPETDDVVAEDGAEATTEPVEAQTAVAAPAKPRFHVPLKFGAWLGRPMTSFHLIISVSALLVTLGLTMVLSASGVHSYDEDGSPWAIFGRQVLWTVVGLIGFWIALRVPVSFLRNTAFAAFAVTIVMLVLVLIPGIGHESNGSRGWFVVAGLSMQPSELTKIAFAIWGAHLLATRRLERASLREMLIPLIPAAVVALVLIVAQPDLGQTVSLGIILLALLWYAGLPLKVFVSSLVAAVGAAAVLAVSEGYRSDRVRSWLDPGADAQGSGYQARQAKFALANGGVFGDGLGQGTAKWNYLPNAHNDFIFAIIGEELGYVGAFGLLALFGLFAYTGMRISKRSADPFLKLLTAAAAMWVIGQVFINVGYVIGLLPVTGIQLPLISAGGTSTATTLFMIGLMANAARHEPEAVAALRAGREDRVNRVLRLPLPEPYVPSRVEALRDRLRTPGDKPAKPTKPTKSVKPARAARPAAKTAKPARKPARTSQPTRERAAVPAKTRTAERPTRRAGHHGDAPRNSVAHPNEGSSRARRSRTLEGQRYG; this comes from the coding sequence GTGGCCAAGCTCCTGTCCCGGCTGCGCCGTCGCGGCCCAGCTGACACCCCAGAAACTCCGGAGACCGACGACGTCGTCGCTGAGGACGGCGCCGAGGCCACCACCGAGCCCGTTGAAGCCCAAACCGCCGTCGCGGCCCCTGCCAAACCCAGGTTCCACGTGCCGCTGAAGTTCGGCGCCTGGCTCGGCCGGCCGATGACCTCGTTCCACCTGATCATCTCGGTGTCGGCACTGCTAGTCACGCTCGGTCTGACGATGGTGTTGTCCGCGTCCGGTGTGCACTCCTATGACGAGGACGGTTCACCGTGGGCGATCTTCGGTCGTCAGGTTCTGTGGACCGTCGTGGGGCTGATCGGATTCTGGATCGCCCTGCGGGTGCCGGTGAGCTTCCTGCGTAACACCGCGTTCGCCGCGTTCGCCGTCACGATCGTGATGCTGGTGCTGGTGCTGATTCCCGGCATCGGCCACGAATCCAACGGCTCCCGCGGCTGGTTCGTCGTCGCGGGCCTGTCGATGCAGCCCTCGGAACTCACTAAGATTGCGTTCGCCATCTGGGGCGCGCACCTACTAGCGACCCGGCGTCTGGAACGAGCGTCGCTGCGGGAAATGCTCATTCCGCTGATCCCGGCCGCGGTGGTCGCCCTGGTGCTGATCGTGGCCCAGCCCGATCTCGGCCAGACCGTGTCCCTGGGCATCATCCTGCTGGCTCTGCTCTGGTACGCGGGCCTGCCGCTGAAGGTGTTCGTGAGCTCGCTGGTCGCGGCCGTCGGTGCGGCCGCGGTGCTGGCGGTCTCGGAGGGCTACCGCTCCGACCGGGTGCGGTCGTGGCTGGACCCCGGTGCCGATGCTCAGGGCTCGGGCTACCAGGCCCGGCAGGCCAAGTTCGCGCTGGCCAACGGCGGTGTGTTCGGCGACGGGCTCGGACAGGGCACCGCGAAATGGAATTACCTGCCCAACGCGCACAACGACTTCATCTTCGCGATCATCGGCGAAGAGCTGGGTTACGTCGGTGCGTTCGGGCTGCTCGCGCTGTTCGGGCTGTTCGCCTACACCGGCATGCGGATCTCCAAGCGCTCGGCCGACCCGTTCCTGAAGCTGCTGACCGCCGCCGCCGCCATGTGGGTGATCGGCCAGGTCTTCATCAACGTGGGCTACGTGATTGGCCTGCTGCCGGTTACGGGCATTCAGCTGCCGCTGATCTCGGCCGGTGGAACATCTACGGCCACAACGCTATTCATGATCGGGCTGATGGCCAACGCCGCTCGGCACGAACCTGAAGCGGTGGCCGCGCTGCGCGCCGGCCGCGAGGACCGGGTGAACCGCGTGCTGCGGTTGCCCCTGCCCGAGCCTTACGTGCCGTCGCGGGTGGAGGCATTGCGCGACCGGCTGCGCACGCCGGGGGATAAGCCCGCAAAACCCACCAAACCCACTAAGTCCGTCAAGCCTGCCAGGGCTGCCCGGCCGGCGGCCAAGACCGCCAAGCCGGCCAGGAAACCGGCCCGCACATCTCAGCCGACCCGTGAACGTGCGGCCGTACCTGCTAAAACCCGGACGGCCGAGCGGCCGACCCGGCGTGCAGGGCATCATGGTGACGCTCCGCGCAACAGCGTGGCGCATCCGAATGAGGGAAGCAGCCGCGCACGGCGGTCCCGCACATTGGAAGGTCAGCGTTACGGGTGA